The following proteins come from a genomic window of Mucinivorans hirudinis:
- a CDS encoding Putative arylsulfatase regulatory protein, giving the protein MKNALTFADALKSSRPVAFSTMVKPVGAACNLRCTYCYYLDKELQYQAKPKLMSDELLEEYVAQYIEANDTPRVDFCWHGGEPLMAGMDFYRKALAFQNRYKGTKEIGNTLQTNGLLLTDDFCKFFADNNFLIGISIDGPESVHNATRFTASGEGTFARVMQAIERMHRHKTEFNTLSAVSRYSQGRGAEIYRFMKAIGSRYMQFLPVVEYQKDGVICPPEADGTLAEWSVTARGYGRFLKDVFEEWVVGDVGLYYVQMFDATLAGWYGVPAGVCSFNEVCGDGLVVEHNGDVYSCDHFVYPDHRLGNILRDDLRGMFTGSRQFSFGVNKRNTLPQSCEQCEWLTLCHGECPKHRFEDGKNALCEGFASYFKYTKPYMEFMKKCLDEQKPPSMVTEFARHRMGLI; this is encoded by the coding sequence ATGAAAAATGCCCTAACCTTTGCCGATGCCCTAAAATCGTCACGTCCCGTAGCCTTCTCCACAATGGTGAAACCGGTGGGGGCAGCCTGCAACCTGCGATGCACATATTGCTACTACCTTGATAAAGAGCTGCAATATCAAGCCAAACCTAAGCTGATGAGCGATGAACTGTTGGAGGAGTATGTGGCACAATATATCGAGGCGAACGATACACCGCGCGTTGATTTCTGTTGGCACGGCGGCGAGCCACTGATGGCGGGTATGGACTTTTATCGAAAAGCACTCGCTTTTCAGAATAGATATAAGGGGACGAAGGAGATTGGTAATACGCTCCAAACCAATGGATTATTGCTGACCGATGATTTTTGTAAGTTCTTTGCCGACAACAACTTTTTGATAGGCATATCCATTGACGGTCCCGAATCTGTGCATAATGCCACTCGTTTTACGGCATCGGGTGAGGGTACATTCGCGCGCGTGATGCAGGCTATCGAGCGGATGCACCGCCACAAAACCGAGTTCAACACCCTCTCGGCTGTGAGTAGGTATTCACAGGGGCGCGGGGCAGAGATTTATCGCTTTATGAAGGCTATCGGCAGTCGCTATATGCAGTTTCTACCGGTGGTGGAGTACCAAAAAGATGGGGTGATATGTCCGCCCGAAGCCGATGGTACGCTTGCCGAATGGTCGGTTACGGCACGAGGATACGGACGTTTTTTGAAGGATGTTTTCGAGGAGTGGGTGGTGGGAGATGTGGGGCTCTATTATGTGCAAATGTTCGATGCAACGTTGGCGGGATGGTATGGTGTGCCGGCAGGAGTATGCTCATTCAATGAGGTTTGCGGCGATGGGTTGGTGGTGGAGCACAATGGCGACGTTTACAGCTGCGACCACTTCGTCTACCCCGACCACCGTCTGGGCAATATCCTGCGGGACGACCTTCGCGGTATGTTCACCGGCTCACGCCAGTTCTCTTTTGGGGTGAACAAACGTAATACTCTGCCACAAAGTTGTGAGCAATGTGAGTGGCTCACCCTCTGTCACGGTGAGTGCCCCAAACATCGCTTCGAGGATGGTAAAAACGCACTATGCGAGGGCTTTGCAAGCTACTTTAAGTACACTAAACCCTATATGGAGTTTATGAAAAAGTGTCTCGATGAGCAGAAACCACCCTCGATGGTGACGGAGTTTGCACGGCATAGGATGGGGCTGATATAA
- a CDS encoding Glycogen phosphorylase produces MNENLPENGGYLFEVSWEVCNKVGGIHTVVGTKALTAISRYGDNYICIGPDFTSETKNIEFEEDPTLFRQWHQIAYNEGLRVRVGRWKVVKGNPIVILVDYSSFISQKDSILANFWEDYGVDSISGGWDYIEPFLFGYATAKVIENFKLHNIHTCESVIAHFHEWMTASGGLFIKKYVPGVATVFTTHATVAGRCIAGNGLPLYGNMAGYNGDEIARRFGVMAKHSIEKAAAHNYDVFATVSELTARECEILLSKRPNQVTPNGFEKDFVPKGGEYDKKREQARATMINVAEVALDVKFEREPMIVAIGGRYEFKNKGIDEFIDAMAELNNSEEFVGEILAYIMVPSWNHGARGDLRRKLANPTTCVNDYGHIANSTHYLGDPDNDPVINHLRRHNLLGVSKKVKVIFVPCYLNGDDGIFNKSYYDLLIGADVSVFPSYYEPWGYTPLESIAFGVPTITTDLAGFGIWVKEFATKENCGVTVIHRDDYNYQQVTVDISKTLLAYANQPKGGMEAARLAAQATSDIALWSNLFSNYEKVYTMAKEKVAERQGEFITDGGEVHEQVNYVSQQLLPGNHPNWTRIMVERAIPEELHKLELLSKNLWWSWNESARQLFESLDPEMWNVVERNPIAQLDHLSLKTLREFAQDKIFLARMDSVYEEFETYMAQKGKGSGPKIAYFSMEYGLHASLKIYSGGLGILAGDYLKESSDKNVPMTAVGLLYRYGYFTQRLSNAGDQEAGYEAQNFDKLPITAVRDEQGNWKTITVNFPGRTVTARIWRCDVGRTELYLLDTDHDLNLPEDRSITYHLYGGDWDNRLKQELLLGIGGIRAMETLGVKSDVYHCNEGHAAFIGLERAKNFIYENELSFSEALEAVRSSSLFTTHTPVPAGHDAFDEGMIRQYMSHYPERLKITWEQFINLGKTNPHDPSEKFSMSVLAANLSQEVNGVSWLHGEVSKDIMANMWPGYFPCESHIGYVTNGVHFPTWAASRLKSVYHKYLGDAFFKGDYSKANWDKVYDIPDELLWDSRLYLKQRLMKLIRRRVADPAQFRFDSPRQLVQIQEALKGDVLTIGFARRFATYKRAHLLFTNLERLAAIVNNSERPVQFVFAGKAHPADKAGQDLIRRIVEVSKMPQFLGKIIFLQNYDMELARRMVQGVDIWLNTPTRPLEASGTSGEKAVMNGVMHFSVLDGWWVEGYKEGAGWMLPQEGTFTDQRYQDELDAEMVYSTIEEQIAPQYYARNSKGLSHEWVATIKRCIAEVASDFTTNRMMQDYEDRFYSKLYERHTAMVAGNFAMAREIASWKRNVSRRWDNVNILEVKTFDLSKEAFLMGQHYNLEVTLDIDGLKPEDIGVEIITADQITDYNKVVIRHKYQFEPVSVEGNIVKYRLENAPEITGTFDTAIRVYAHNCKLPHRQDFALVKWA; encoded by the coding sequence ATGAATGAAAATCTACCTGAAAATGGGGGCTACCTTTTCGAAGTGAGTTGGGAGGTGTGTAACAAAGTCGGTGGTATTCACACTGTTGTCGGCACAAAGGCTCTCACGGCAATCTCCCGCTATGGTGACAATTATATCTGTATCGGACCCGACTTTACATCGGAAACCAAGAATATCGAGTTCGAGGAAGATCCAACCCTATTTCGACAGTGGCATCAGATTGCCTATAACGAGGGATTGAGGGTGAGGGTAGGGCGATGGAAAGTGGTAAAAGGCAATCCGATAGTTATTTTGGTGGATTACAGCTCGTTTATCTCTCAAAAGGACTCTATTTTAGCAAATTTTTGGGAGGATTACGGAGTGGATTCAATCAGTGGAGGATGGGATTACATAGAACCGTTTCTCTTTGGTTACGCAACGGCTAAGGTTATAGAGAATTTTAAGCTCCACAACATTCACACCTGCGAGAGTGTAATAGCACACTTCCACGAGTGGATGACAGCCAGCGGCGGACTCTTCATCAAGAAGTATGTGCCGGGTGTGGCTACGGTCTTCACAACGCACGCTACCGTAGCGGGGCGTTGCATAGCGGGTAACGGACTGCCTCTGTATGGCAATATGGCGGGATATAACGGAGATGAGATAGCACGCCGATTCGGGGTTATGGCAAAACACTCCATCGAGAAGGCAGCTGCCCACAACTACGATGTCTTTGCAACGGTCAGCGAATTGACAGCGCGCGAGTGCGAAATCTTGCTATCTAAAAGACCGAACCAAGTAACGCCTAATGGCTTCGAGAAAGATTTTGTGCCCAAAGGCGGTGAGTATGATAAAAAACGCGAGCAGGCACGCGCCACGATGATAAATGTTGCAGAGGTGGCACTCGACGTGAAGTTCGAGCGTGAGCCGATGATTGTTGCTATCGGCGGACGATATGAGTTTAAGAATAAGGGGATTGATGAGTTTATTGATGCAATGGCAGAGCTCAACAATTCTGAGGAGTTCGTCGGCGAGATTCTGGCATACATTATGGTACCCAGTTGGAATCACGGTGCTCGAGGTGATCTTCGTCGCAAGTTGGCAAACCCAACAACCTGTGTGAACGACTACGGGCACATAGCCAATTCGACACACTACCTCGGCGACCCCGACAACGACCCTGTTATCAACCACTTGCGCCGACACAATCTGCTGGGAGTGTCAAAGAAAGTAAAAGTTATTTTCGTGCCCTGCTATCTGAACGGCGATGATGGGATATTTAATAAGAGCTACTACGATTTATTGATTGGTGCGGACGTTTCAGTATTTCCGTCTTACTATGAGCCTTGGGGCTACACTCCGTTGGAATCCATCGCTTTTGGTGTGCCCACGATTACCACTGACTTGGCAGGATTTGGGATTTGGGTCAAAGAGTTCGCCACTAAGGAAAATTGCGGAGTTACCGTCATCCATCGCGATGACTACAATTACCAGCAGGTAACGGTAGATATTTCAAAAACATTGCTCGCCTACGCAAACCAACCCAAGGGGGGTATGGAGGCGGCGCGTCTTGCGGCACAAGCTACTTCGGATATAGCCCTGTGGAGCAATCTGTTTAGTAATTACGAAAAAGTATATACAATGGCAAAAGAAAAAGTCGCAGAACGTCAGGGTGAATTTATCACCGATGGCGGCGAAGTACACGAACAGGTGAACTATGTGAGTCAGCAGCTGCTGCCGGGAAACCACCCCAACTGGACGCGGATTATGGTCGAAAGAGCCATACCCGAAGAGTTGCATAAGTTGGAGTTGTTGAGCAAAAACCTTTGGTGGTCTTGGAATGAGTCCGCACGCCAACTATTCGAGTCATTGGACCCCGAGATGTGGAATGTAGTGGAACGAAATCCAATCGCCCAGTTAGACCATCTAAGCCTCAAAACACTCCGCGAGTTTGCTCAGGACAAGATATTTCTTGCACGAATGGACTCTGTTTATGAGGAGTTTGAAACATATATGGCTCAGAAGGGTAAGGGTAGTGGTCCCAAGATTGCATACTTCTCTATGGAGTACGGCTTGCACGCCTCTCTGAAAATATATTCGGGCGGTCTGGGCATCTTGGCAGGTGACTATTTGAAGGAGAGCTCGGACAAAAATGTGCCGATGACAGCAGTGGGTCTGCTCTATCGCTACGGCTATTTCACTCAACGTCTGAGCAACGCCGGCGACCAAGAAGCAGGCTACGAGGCTCAAAACTTCGACAAACTCCCCATCACCGCCGTGCGCGATGAGCAGGGCAATTGGAAGACCATCACCGTAAACTTCCCCGGGCGTACGGTAACGGCGCGTATTTGGCGTTGCGATGTTGGGCGGACAGAGCTATATCTACTTGACACAGACCACGATTTGAACCTACCCGAAGACCGTTCAATCACATACCACCTCTATGGCGGTGATTGGGACAACCGCCTCAAACAAGAGCTTTTGCTGGGCATTGGCGGTATCCGCGCTATGGAGACGCTGGGCGTGAAGTCGGACGTATACCACTGTAATGAGGGACACGCGGCATTTATCGGTCTGGAACGTGCCAAGAATTTTATTTATGAGAACGAGTTATCATTCTCAGAGGCATTGGAGGCAGTGCGTAGCTCGTCGCTATTTACCACTCACACACCCGTTCCGGCGGGACACGATGCCTTCGACGAGGGTATGATTCGTCAGTATATGTCTCACTATCCCGAGCGTTTGAAGATTACTTGGGAACAATTCATAAATCTGGGCAAGACCAATCCACACGACCCGTCAGAGAAATTCTCGATGAGCGTATTGGCTGCCAACCTCTCACAGGAGGTGAACGGCGTGAGCTGGTTGCACGGGGAGGTGAGTAAGGATATTATGGCAAATATGTGGCCCGGCTACTTTCCCTGCGAATCGCACATCGGGTACGTAACCAATGGTGTTCACTTCCCAACGTGGGCAGCAAGCCGACTCAAATCGGTGTATCACAAATATTTGGGTGATGCTTTCTTTAAGGGCGATTATAGCAAGGCTAATTGGGACAAGGTGTATGATATTCCGGATGAGTTGCTTTGGGACTCACGACTTTATCTGAAGCAGCGTCTAATGAAGCTCATTCGCCGCCGCGTGGCAGACCCTGCACAGTTCCGTTTTGACTCTCCGCGCCAACTGGTGCAGATTCAAGAGGCATTGAAGGGTGATGTTCTCACCATCGGTTTTGCACGTCGCTTTGCAACCTACAAACGTGCACACCTTCTATTCACCAACCTAGAGCGTTTGGCAGCCATCGTAAACAATTCCGAACGTCCCGTACAGTTCGTATTTGCGGGTAAGGCTCACCCGGCGGACAAAGCGGGTCAGGATTTGATTCGTCGCATTGTCGAAGTCTCAAAAATGCCTCAATTCTTGGGTAAGATTATCTTCCTGCAAAACTACGATATGGAGCTTGCGCGACGTATGGTTCAGGGTGTCGATATTTGGTTGAATACTCCGACGCGTCCGCTGGAGGCATCGGGTACTTCGGGCGAAAAGGCTGTGATGAATGGCGTTATGCACTTTTCGGTACTTGACGGATGGTGGGTTGAGGGTTACAAAGAGGGTGCGGGTTGGATGCTTCCTCAGGAGGGCACATTCACCGACCAACGCTATCAGGATGAGTTGGATGCCGAAATGGTATACTCCACCATCGAGGAGCAGATTGCACCACAATACTATGCCCGCAACTCGAAAGGGTTGTCACACGAATGGGTGGCTACAATCAAACGTTGTATTGCAGAGGTGGCTTCTGACTTTACAACCAACCGTATGATGCAGGACTACGAAGACAGATTCTACAGCAAACTCTACGAGCGCCATACGGCTATGGTTGCCGGTAACTTTGCAATGGCGCGCGAGATTGCGTCTTGGAAACGTAATGTATCGCGACGTTGGGATAACGTTAATATATTGGAAGTAAAAACGTTTGACCTCTCCAAGGAGGCTTTCCTTATGGGACAGCACTACAACCTCGAAGTTACGCTTGATATTGACGGTCTCAAACCGGAAGATATTGGGGTTGAGATAATTACAGCTGACCAAATCACAGATTACAACAAGGTTGTCATCCGTCATAAATATCAGTTCGAGCCGGTCTCTGTCGAGGGTAACATTGTGAAATATCGTTTGGAGAATGCTCCCGAGATTACCGGTACGTTCGACACCGCAATCCGCGTGTATGCGCATAACTGTAAATTGCCGCACCGTCAGGACTTTGCCCTCGTTAAGTGGGCATAA